The Prunus dulcis chromosome 3, ALMONDv2, whole genome shotgun sequence genome segment AGACAATTTGAGACCTTATCCAATTACATAAAGAACAAATCCCATAGTTAGGACATCAAATTGGAATGATAACAGTGATAAAACAAGTAAACACATCATTTGACATAATAGCAAAGATGCCACCttatgttttcaaaattttgcaACTGGCGAACAGCCCCATGAATAAATTTCTAATAGAATGTAATGAGCAAGAAGGATAACAAACGACATATTCTAATGACGAGGAGCAGCAAAAGCCATCAATCATGAGCTTCACAAGATTATATTCCTAAATGAAAAGGCAAATGCAATAAGATGGAACTAAACCTGCGGTATATATTCAAACAGTGGTGTCATAAATAGGAGAGCGCAGCCCATCAAGACTCCCATAACAAGTCCAGATAAGCCAGATTTAGCTCCACTTTCATGATTCACAGCTGACCTAGAAAAAGAACCTGCACGACTCcaaaaagtataaaatatatcaaaaatataatatatatgaaaattctGCCTGCAGCTCTTAGAACCTCATAGGCATCACACCTGTTGTTGGATATGCTGAAAAAAATGAACCAAAAATATTGGCCACACCAAGACCGAACAACtggttaaaacaaaaaaagattcaTTAGATTATAGGGTACAGTTTCCTTGCTTGCAACCAAATGACTTAATCAAATTCACCAAGAATCATGTATGAAGAAGCAATAGTAATACAAAGACAAACGGATAAGCATGCAGCAAACAGTTAAGCTTTAATCACAAAGTTCTTACTTaaacttgtatttttgtttttattgataaacaaGAGCTATGGTTTTGAGCACATGCCCTAccaatttttccaaaaacatACCTCTTGATTTGAGTCCAGCTCATACCCATTCTTTGCTGCTAATGCTTTTGCAATGCCCACAGATTCCTAGAGATACAAATGAATTATCACAGTACTGATAGATATGATCATTTAAACAGAGAAAGCAAAGCTACAAGTAAAAGGTTCTATGGAGCTCATCTTACCAAAATAGCTACACCAGTAATGAGAAGTGCGGTGGGGATCAAAGATGTAGCATATCCAAAAGCTCTAGGAATAGAAAAGCTTGGTAGGCCCTGAGGTATATCTCCTACCTAAACAACAGTCAAGATCCTTTAGTAACCTACTACTAACTTAAAGTTCTGTCGAATTCTTCTATGAGAAAAGAGACATTACATGAAAACAGAAGGAATCATACAACAGGAAAAATAGCAACATAACTAAATAGGATGTTTTCTGTCTCCTACATTGATACTTATTCAATTTTAAAACAGGCACCACATTAGATTGTGACTATTTAGGAACTCTATCATTCTATGTAACAGGCCTGCATTCCAAATTGGCAAGCTCACCATGCTCTCTTTACCATCCCAATTTTCAAACAGATGGCATAACAAAGCTTGCAAAACTCTACATTGGTTATTTTAACTATTAGAGAACGATATGTAGTGAATCTAATAGAGAATGAATAACTAACTAggaaattcttcttctttttttcttctcaaatatCCTGGATGACAGGTTCATGACTGTTCACAGGCTAAGATTTTAGACAGGTGCACAACAGCAGACTTATGGCTGACAGAATGTACGACAAAAATAGAACATTCCATATATAATCTATTACTAAAGCAAGCATAAACAGAACATGAGAAAAGTATACTGTAATCACTACACTGTTAGATTGAATAACTGCCAATTAAAGTGAATCTAATATACATCACACTCACCAAAGATATGGAAGAtggattaaatatttttacaaaagtTGTGCCCGAAAGAACAGCTGTGAGGGGACCTGCTGCTCTCACATATCGCAAGTACTTCCTTGTTTTTCCCTGAATGTATACAATTATAAGCTCCATACTGCCATATAAACCCTACCAAACAAGAACAATTTtacagcaaaaaaaaaaaagccaataaatttgagaaaatttttatgggttttgCTAGAAAGTCAAAAAGATTATATGGGTGACTTTGGAACAAAGCACTTTTCAAAACTACAGATTGGAAGATAAGAGAAAGCAGATTAAGAGTGCTCAGACAGCCAAGGGTTTGTAATCAAACTTTTGGGAGAAGAACCCAGATCATAAACTCTAGTCCACAAATAGCCTCATCACCGCACACTTCTAATTTAACAGAAAACACTTCCCATAGCTCCCATAGCATATATCATTCAGATATAGGTAtaaatttcaaagcaaaataaaaataaaaataaaaaccctacaATGCACAGACAAGAGAATTTACCTTCGGCAATGGAGGTGGTTGTGGCGGCTCTTAATCGggtttgtgttgtgtgtgcCTGAAACAGAGAGGGGTGATGTGGGTTAGGCTGAGGTcgacttgagagagagagagagagagagagagagagagaagggatgaTACCTAGGCCTGGGCGGGAGATCGTGAGATCGATGAAGAAGCGGCACAGATGCTGTCGCAGCAGCCACAGGCACAGCCGCAGCAGCCACAAGCACAGCCGCAGCAAAGGTGCAGCTCTGGATTGAAGATTTGAGCAGCCACATGCACAGCCGATTAGGtcaaaatagaagaagaaatgaaaactGAAGGGAAGAGACTCTGTCTCGTGCGAGAGAGGGATacggaaggaaaagaaaaaaaataatctgaGGGATACGCTACAACATGTCTCACATGCAACTATTTTTTGGCCAATCAAACGACGCCACGTGTAACGtagatatatatttaaatattgtcCGGTTCGGTTCAGGTCCACCGgttctgaaaattttggaacCGAAGGCCGAACCGTGAACCTTCGGTTCGGTTCAGGTCCACAGTTGACTTTTTCGGTTTAGTCAAAAAACTCCCTttttcggtttggtttggtttggttcggtcgGTTTGATCGGTTTATCGGTTtttatgcccacccctacttcAGATTGAGAAGGGGAGCCAGTGGGAAAATGTAAGTTGAGATTTTCCTTTTCCCCACACTGCTTTTGTCTATGTAGAGTTTGGAATGATATAAATCAATGAAATTGGTTCAATTGCTTTGCATTTCTACAATAGTCTTGATTTGGAATGATAGGTGTTGAAACATTATTCTTTAATCCAATAAAGACAGGTGTTGGCCTATTCAGCTTCATCATATTCCATCCACACCTTCAGAAGTTGCTGgagtgtttttttcttttttcccaaaGCAACGGACCGATTTTTAATTGATATATACTCTGCTGAACTGTTTTAttccgaaaaaaaaaagaagcaaaaaaacaGGTTTtattcccaaaaaaaatgtcCACAATTCCAATTGTTTCTCCATAGTGAAAGGGGGATTTTAGGCACACCCCTAAATGTGTAGAGagattcaatttaaaacaaatctCACATGAACACTATGTAATGCATTGCGGATGAAAGAGACATTTATTAAACTCGATGTCACATGGATGAAATGTCATCTGCACTTCAAATTCAACAACTTATTCAGACTTCTCTTGATTGGCTGAAATATCCTGAAGCTTTTCCTTGAGCTCACCAGTCTACACAGGATACACCACATCATTAAAGCTATGCATTGCCTTAAActtaaaaacaacaagaacTGAATTTATAAGGACTAACCTGATGCATATTGAGAATTATATCTGACCCTCCAATGAACTCCCCCTTGATGAATATCTGCGGAAACGTTGGCCAGTGGCTTCatagggaaaaagaaagattaaaAAATCAGCTCGAAATCAAATACTTTAAAATTTGGGAGGCCAACATAAACCAACAGCTCTGTCTCTGGATAagcaacaaaatttgaaataattttgGTCTCAAACTTGTAGATGTTACTAATATACCACAAAGAATCAACTTACCTGAAGGCTTTTACAGCACTTTTCAGTTCAGGATCTTCCAAGATATTCCTAGCACCCAAAGGAACATCTGAAAGGTACCGAATTatcataagaaaataatttgcaGCAATGTATAATCATTATCAGAAGTTAAGTTTCAGCAGAAGTACAATAGACCACTTGCGAGCACAATTTAGTAACTCGATAATTTGAAGTAATAATGTTTCTTCATAACCGTAAGTTATACTCCCAGTCCCAAAAACATATGACCAGTTTTTTCATACCTTAAAGTTGAACTGCCCATTGAGTTAAATTTCCAGTGACACTTTAAACGCAGAGCAAATAAGAGCTTGTTATAAGCATAATTCACCCAAGAAGTAAACTTGAAAGGACAAACTAATGCAATCTGTTAGTCATTTCACCCAAAACAGTATTCTACTTCATTGTTCCCTTGTGTTTTTTAGCCAGTGTTGATATTTCTGATTGAGTTTGGTGCATCACATATTTAGATGGAAAACTGATGCTCTATTATGCAGGAAACATTATATGCACCTGTATGCATATGTTCAAAATTGGCAAGCCACTTAGATGGCTATATTTAACTAAAAGCGCCTCACTGTGATGGTAAATATGAACAATCATGAAGACTATGGATATCAATATGgttttattttagttatttgTGTTTGCACATACATAGACTTTATTGCTAAATTAACTCAAGAAAACCACAAATCAGAGTTGGAGTATGAAATGACTCGGAACTCACTGTATTGTTTTAACACTCTTACTGCAAGTGAACTGAAGCCACATTGAGGAAGATCAGGCACTCCTTTCATATAAAGCATTACACGATTGTCCTTGACATCCTACAGAAGCGGATTAGAATCATTTAACTCAAAGAACAATGATCTTTGGTCTGGACGACAAAGGGGAAATAAAGAGCTATATTAAGAAGATTCAGTTGGCATATCTCTACCTGTTCAACAAGGTCCTTCAATGTAAGGCCAGAATTCTCAAGCTTATTAGTGGGCTTAAAATCATCATGTGTGTCAGGCTCATTCG includes the following:
- the LOC117621577 gene encoding probable sulfate transporter 4.2, giving the protein MELIIVYIQGKTRKYLRYVRAAGPLTAVLSGTTFVKIFNPSSISLVGDIPQGLPSFSIPRAFGYATSLIPTALLITGVAILESVGIAKALAAKNGYELDSNQELFGLGVANIFGSFFSAYPTTGSFSRSAVNHESGAKSGLSGLVMGVLMGCALLFMTPLFEYIPQVSNCLLGWLRL
- the LOC117622382 gene encoding monothiol glutaredoxin-S15, mitochondrial-like isoform X1, coding for MARSLSKLLCKGISFSGSAARSAIIAPGSFYINGMRCSATVPNEPDTHDDFKPTNKLENSGLTLKDLVEQDVKDNRVMLYMKGVPDLPQCGFSSLAVRVLKQYNVPLGARNILEDPELKSAVKAFSHWPTFPQIFIKGEFIGGSDIILNMHQTGELKEKLQDISANQEKSE
- the LOC117622382 gene encoding monothiol glutaredoxin-S15, mitochondrial-like isoform X2, which produces MRCSATVPNEPDTHDDFKPTNKLENSGLTLKDLVEQDVKDNRVMLYMKGVPDLPQCGFSSLAVRVLKQYNVPLGARNILEDPELKSAVKAFSHWPTFPQIFIKGEFIGGSDIILNMHQTGELKEKLQDISANQEKSE